The nucleotide sequence CCCCGCTTTGATGAAGAGTATTCTCATTTTTTTTCCTACCTCGCCAATAGATCCAACCCATCAAAAAGCCAACAATAGGAACTAATAACAACGGCCAAGAGAGAAAATAAGGAAGAACTTTAGCGTAATAAGTCCAAGCGTCTATACTGTTTAAAGGTGGATCTCCTTCGATCAAAGCAGAATCAATAGTTGCCCGTTTGCCTGACGTTAACATCAATAACCAATTAGTACGAGACCAAGGCCAGATAATAATTGCCGCTATCCCTGCACTGACTAATAATTGAATGACTTGTAAGCGACGACGACGGATCACCGAATAAATTCCTGCCCAAAGCATCGGCAAAAACAGAAAAAAGAGGGCAGTTTGTTTAACCATCAAAGCCAATCCAAAAGACACCCCAAAAGCAATAGCCCTGATCCAAGACTGGCGAATAATTAAACCGCCTTTGCGCCTTTGCGTGTTGGCACTCCGCCCAAAAACCAACAATTTTTCCTCAGAAAAAAACCACAGCGTTAACAAGCAAAAACTAAAAGTAACAATAGCCGTGAGGGGAAAATCCAATAAAAAGTCTAAACGATAAAAATACAATCCCGGCATTAATAAACATAATCCAGCCGCCCACAAAGCAACTGAAGCATCAAAAAGAATAATCCCTAACCCATATACCCCCACCAAAAGCATGGCGCTAAAAACCTGCATGACCAGGGTAGCGGCATCGAGGCTAACCCCGAAAAGATTGAAAAAAGGAACCGTCAAAATATAGGTTAGAGGCGGAATTTTAGGAGACAGTAACCAAAGATTGCGCCACCAATCACTATTAAACCATTGGGGAGATTGTAAGGCTTGCCAGTAAAGAATAGAACCGTTTAGATAATCTGCCGGATCCCAAGCCGGTACTCCATGATCTAAGGCAAACCAGAGACGATCGCAGATTGCCCCGGCTAACCAGATTATCCCTAGAATCCATACTCCTTTGGCGGCTTTGATCATTGGTAGAACCCTCTATCTATCCAGCTATACAGACCTCTTTGAGCCGAGTTTTGAGCCAAGATCGCACAATAGATTTATGGTCCAATTCTGTTGACATTTTGCTCTCAAAATGAGATTATCTACAGGGGTATTATAACGTCAATGCACCTAATCTCAATTCGTAAGCTTCGTAATGATGCTGCTCAATATCCTGATGTTAACAAGCAAATCGATAATTGGTACACAACTGTTAAGAAGGCTCAATGGCAAAACTTAGAGGATCTTCGTAAGATTTACCGAGATGCTGAAGCAGTTGGTAACTTTACAGTCTTCAATATTAAAGGTAATGACTACCGTCTAATTGTCGGGATTGATTACGAAAACCAAGTAATTTTCTACAAATATTTCCTAACTCACGCTGAATACGATCAAGAAAATTGGAAAAATGAGCCTTACTTTTGACCAAAATGCTTATCGGAATTTACTAGCCGAAGTTGCGCCTAAAGTAATTGAGACTGAGGAAGAATATGAACGTACGCTTGCTATCGTGGAGCGGCTAACTTTCTCTAAAAACCGTACTCCAGAAGAAGCCGTTTTACATAAGTTGCTCGTGCAAATTATTGAGGTATATGAAGAGGAAAATTATCCGCTTAACCCATCGACACCTCACCAGATTCTTCAACATATCATGGAGTATTCCGGCACACGTCAAGCTGATTTAGTAGGTGTGATTGGATCAAGTGGCGTTGTATCTGAGGTTGTTAATGGCAAGCGTTCCATTAGCAAGGCACAAGCGAAGGCACTAGGAAAATATTTCAAGGTTTCACCAAGTTTATTTATTTGAGTCACTGGTGTTAGGAGCCGCTTGCATATCTTATTAATTCTAAAAGTAGGCAAAATTGGAACTGATGTTAAACCTTTTTCAGGAGGTTATTGCCAACCCTTCGCTGCCCCTTCGCTACGGCTTAGTCCTAAGTGAAGCGAAGGATCAGGCTTAGGGCAAGCTTTACCCACCCTACATTAATCAAAACTCTTATTCGTAAGTCAAAGTCCCTTCAATATTAGCGATATGCTCATCTAAGACTATATCGGTTGAAATATAACTCTGTTGATCAGCGCGTTCACACTCAGCAGAAAGTATATAAGCTTTGGTACTGAGCAACTGTCCTAAACCAACTGCCCTACAGGTTTGAGAAAAATTATGGTCACCCCAAGATAATGTTCCATCCAGATTACCAATAAATTCATCTAAGTTGAGGGAACTATCGACATCATCGCCGTAACTGGTGTCGCAGTTGGCTATTAGCGTGGAACCTTTAAGCTCAATATCTTCACAAGTGCGGCTAAATTCGCCTGTGGCCATCGCGCCTTTAACCATCAAGTTGAAAGACAAAAGAAAAGCAAATAAAAATGCTACAGCAACTTTTAGGAGTAGCTTAATTTTCTTCATATTCTGTTAACCTCAAAAACTTTTTATTCCTAGATTAATCTGGGAAATTTCATCTTAAATGCTACCTTTTTTCCGAGAATACTGTCAATAATCCTTTTCTATAATTTTTGTTAAATTTATATTTAATCCTCATTTATAATAATAATTTTTGTTAAAAAAACTGCCAAAAAACCCTTTGATGTATCTAAAATTTTTTGAGAAAAAAGGGTGAGCCGCACCCACCCTAAACTTAACTTATAAATCCCCAAAACCTTTTTTCTTCTTGGGCTTTTTCTTGCCGGCTTTTTTAGCACCGCCACCGGCATAACCTCGGAAACCCGGGCCAGGGCCGCCCATTCCGGGCATTCCTCCCATTCCGGGCATTCCTCCCATTCCGGGCATTCCCGGCATAGCCGGCATTCCGCCCCGTCCCATTTGCTGCATCATCCCCCGCATTCGGGAAAAGTTCTTAATTAAAGCGGAGACATCCGACTCACTATGACCAGAACCTTTGGCGATACGGCGACGGCGGCTAGGAGAACTGGCCAATAAATCCGGATTGGTGCGTTCTTCGGCAGTCATGGAGTTAATCATTGATTCAGTGCGTTTTAACTCGGTTTCTCCCTTAGCAATATCGGCCCCACTGAGTTTCCCCATACCGGGAATTAACTTTAAAATCCCGCCTAATGACCCCATATTTTTTAATAACTTCATTTGTTTGAGGAAGTCATTAAAGTCGAACTGCGCCTGCAAAATCTTCGACTGCATTTTCTCAACATCGCTGAGGTCTAATTCTTCCTGGGCTTTTTCTACCAGGGTAATAATATCCCCCATATTGAGAATACGAGAGGCCATGCGGTCAGGATAAAAGGGCTGTAAGGCTTCTACCTTTTCTCCAACCCCGACAAATTTAATCGGTTGACCGGAGACTTGCCGCACAGAAAGGGCTGCCCCGCCGCGCGTGTCCCCATCTAATTTCGTCAGGATAGCCCCAGTAATACCGATTTGTTCGTGGAAGGTGTGGGTTAGGGTAGCGGCTTCTTGCCCAGTCATGGAATCCACCACTAACAAGGTATCATGCGGCTTAACGGTAGCTTTGATGCGGGCTAGTTCTGCCATCATATCTTCATCAATTTGCAGCCGCCCCG is from Gloeothece verrucosa PCC 7822 and encodes:
- a CDS encoding type II toxin-antitoxin system HigB family toxin; amino-acid sequence: MHLISIRKLRNDAAQYPDVNKQIDNWYTTVKKAQWQNLEDLRKIYRDAEAVGNFTVFNIKGNDYRLIVGIDYENQVIFYKYFLTHAEYDQENWKNEPYF
- a CDS encoding helix-turn-helix domain-containing protein, which produces MSLTFDQNAYRNLLAEVAPKVIETEEEYERTLAIVERLTFSKNRTPEEAVLHKLLVQIIEVYEEENYPLNPSTPHQILQHIMEYSGTRQADLVGVIGSSGVVSEVVNGKRSISKAQAKALGKYFKVSPSLFI
- a CDS encoding CVNH domain-containing protein, translating into MKKIKLLLKVAVAFLFAFLLSFNLMVKGAMATGEFSRTCEDIELKGSTLIANCDTSYGDDVDSSLNLDEFIGNLDGTLSWGDHNFSQTCRAVGLGQLLSTKAYILSAECERADQQSYISTDIVLDEHIANIEGTLTYE
- the ffh gene encoding signal recognition particle protein translates to MFDALAERLEDAWKKLRGQDKISQSNIQDALKEVRRALISADVNLQVVKNFIAEVEKQALGAEVISGVNPGQQFIKIVYDQLVKVMGESNVPLAQASTPPTVILMAGLQGTGKTTATAKLALFLRKENRSCLMVATDVYRPAAIDQLITLGQQIDVPVFELGTEADPVEIARQGVQKAKELGVDTVIIDTAGRLQIDEDMMAELARIKATVKPHDTLLVVDSMTGQEAATLTHTFHEQIGITGAILTKLDGDTRGGAALSVRQVSGQPIKFVGVGEKVEALQPFYPDRMASRILNMGDIITLVEKAQEELDLSDVEKMQSKILQAQFDFNDFLKQMKLLKNMGSLGGILKLIPGMGKLSGADIAKGETELKRTESMINSMTAEERTNPDLLASSPSRRRRIAKGSGHSESDVSALIKNFSRMRGMMQQMGRGGMPAMPGMPGMGGMPGMGGMPGMGGPGPGFRGYAGGGAKKAGKKKPKKKKGFGDL